One window from the genome of Maylandia zebra isolate NMK-2024a linkage group LG18, Mzebra_GT3a, whole genome shotgun sequence encodes:
- the LOC101484943 gene encoding uncharacterized protein LOC101484943 isoform X1 yields MCVMQDIVVLTTLKMAKRHAYEAQFKLKAISYAEEHGNRAAAREFKINESMVRKWRKQENKLRQVKKTQLSFRGHKARWPKLEERLERWIIEQRTSGRSVSTVTIRLKAVSLAEEMNIEHFQGGPSWCFRFMKRCHFSIRTRTTVAQQLPADYKEKLAIFRSYCSKHIGDKNIQPSHITNMDEVPLTFDIPVSHTVEKQGTSTVAIRTTGYEKSSFTVVLGCHANGQKLPPMVIFKRKTLPKEKFPAGIIIKANEKGWMDEEMMKEWLREVYVRRPGGFFHASPSLLICDSMRAHLTADVKKLVKQMNCELAVIPGGLTKELQPLDIGANRPFKVRLRAAWERWMTDGDHSFTKSGRQRRASYATICQWIVAAWANMAAGTVVRAFANAGIISEEPHGTESDSDSEDSEPGMFDGDLAQLFNSDTEDEDFDGFDDKNTSHNNMTSKRDSDQQKTSNNVMIKEDPDQQETSDNNMMLKEDPDLQVCNQERNSSLEKENPEPTQIKDEQEELCISEEGEQLVVKEEVDGIIVWTGKERLSLLDKIWKPKENLDLPLQHDCKEEEVLIDQQVCNQERSSSLDQDSEPPQIKDEKEELCISQEGEQLAVKQEVDTFTVTPGANTDLLLSCKSSETESQKQEESKHVLSGLIIHFELKNTSQQTNRSQSNTVDTSLESESQGKTDTNKKPIKCDTCGKRFRFDCHLAKHARVHTGEKPYTCSSCGKRFTQMVNLKIHMRLHTGEKPYTCNTCGKKFTFLSPFKIHVKHHAGDRPFPCSVCGKRFVIKAGLESHMKSHTGEKAYPCSTCGKRFSLKSGLDSHMTIHTGEKPFSCSTCGRRFRKKSILEGHLRTHTGEKPFPCTYCGNVFSRRVNLKTHMRKHTGEKPYSCSECGKRFSSFSGFKNHMRIHSGEKPYSCSTCGKRFTQRSGLETHMRIHTGQRPHTCGTCGKNFSDSSAIRKHVRVHIGEKPHTCGACGKSFSDELKFKSHLKVHTGENLRFCSVCGRGFTQVNHLTRHMRTHTGEKPYSCSTCGKGFGDLSGLKRHMRIHTGERPYSCSTCGKTFSDLTGFKTHTRLHTGEKPYSCSVCEKSFIQMIHLKNHMRRHTGERPHSCSICDKRFSYATNLKNHMKSHTS; encoded by the exons atgtgcgttatgcaggacatcgttgttttaacaaccctgaaaatggcaaagagacacgcttacgaagcacagtttaaactgaaggccatcagctacgcggaggaacatggaaatcgagcagcggcgagagaatttaagattaacgaatcgatggttcgcaaatggaggaagcaagaaaacaagctccggcaggtcaagaaaacgcagctgagtttccgcggacataaggcgaggtggcccaagttggaggaaagactcgagcggtggatcatcgagcaaagaacgagtgggagaagcgtttcgacggtcaccattcggctaaaagcagtttcactagctgaagagatgaacattgaacatttccaaggaggtccgtcttggtgctttcgttttatgaaacggtgccatttttccatccggaccaggactacggtagcgcagcaacttccagcggattataaggaaaagctggccatcttccgctcctactgcagcaaacacatcggcgacaaaaacatccagcccagccacatcacaaacatggacgaggtcccgctcactttcgacatcccggtgagtcacactgtggagaagcaggggaccagcacggtagcgatacgcacaacggggtatgaaaagtcttctttcactgttgtgcttggctgccatgctaatggacagaaactgccgcctatggtgatttttaagcgaaagactttgcctaaagagaagtttccagcaggaatcatcattaaggcaaatgaaaagggctggatggatgaggaaatgatgaaagagtggctgagggaggtgtatgtaaggagaccaggtggttttttccacgcatcaccatcgctcttaatctgtgactctatgcgtgcccatctcacagccgatgtgaaaaaactagtgaaacaaatgaactgtgagcttgctgtcattccgggaggcctgacaaaggaactccaaccgctggacatcggtgcgaaccgcccgttcaaagtaaggctgcgagcggcctgggagcgatggatgaccgatggagaccacagtttcaccaagagtggaaggcagcgccgggcaagttacgccacaatttgccaatggattgtagctgcttgggctaacatggctgctggcactgttgttcgagctttcgcaaacgccggcatcatttccgaggagccgcacggcacggaaagtgactctgacagtgaagacagtgaacctggcatgtttgatggagatttagcgcagctgttcaattcagacacagaggatgaggacttcgatgggtttgatgataaaaat ACCTCCCACAACAACATGACCAGCAAGAGGGACTCAGATCAACAGAAGACCTCCAACAACGTGATGATTAAGGAGGACCCAGATCAGCAGGAAACCTCTGATAACAACATGATGTTAAAGGAGGACCCAGACCTGCAAGTTTGTAACCAGGAGAGGAACTCCAGTCTGGAGAAGGAGAACCCAGAGCCTACACAGATTAAAGATGAACAGGAGGAACTCTGCATCAGTGAGGAGGGAGAGCAGcttgtagtgaaggaggaggtTGATGGTATCATCGTTTGGACTGGTAAAGAACGGCTCAGTCTTCTGGATAAAATctggaaaccaaaagaaaactTGG ACCTCCCACTACAACATGACTGTAAGGAGGAAGAAGTACTCATAGACCAGCAGGTCTGTAACCAGGAGAGGAGCTCCAGTCTGGACCAGGACTCAGAGCCCCCACAGATTAAAGATGAAAAGGAGGAGCTATGCATCagtcaggagggagagcagcttGCAGTGAAGCAGGAGGTTGATACTTTTACGGTCACTCCAGGAGCAAACACTGACCTGCTCCTTTCTTGCAAGTCTTCTGAAACTGAAAgccaaaaacaggaagaaagcaaGCATGTGCTCTCAGGATTGATTATACATTTTGAGCTGAAGAACACATCACAACAGACAAATAGAAGTCAGAGTAACACAGTAGACACCTCTCTCGAATCAGAGAGTCAGGGTAAAACTGATACAAACAAAAAGCCTATAAAATGTGACACTTGTGGAAAAAGATTTCGGTTTGACTGCCACTTAGCAAAACACGCTCGAGTTCACACGGGTGAGAAACCTTATACTTGTAGCAGTTGTGGAAAAAGGTTCACTCAGATGGTAAACTTGAAAATTCACATGAGACTCCATACAGGTGAGAAGCCATATACTTGTAACACCTGTGGGAAAAAGTTTACTTTCTTATCACCTTTCAAAATTCATGTTAAACATCATGCAGGTGACAGGCCATTTCCTTGTAGCGTCTGTGGAAAAAGATTTGTTATAAAGGCGGGACTGGAAAGTCACATGAAaagtcacacaggtgagaaggcGTATCCAtgtagcacctgtgggaaaagattcTCACTGAAGTCAGGATTGGACAGTCACATGACAatccacacaggtgagaagccttTTTCCTGTAGCACCTGTGGGAGAAGAttcagaaaaaaatcaatattggAAGGCCATTTAAGAACGCACACCGGTGAGAAACCTTTCCCCTGTACCTACTGTGGGAATGTATTCAGCCGGAGGGTAAActtgaaaacacacatgagaAAACATACAGGTGAGAAGCCGTATTCTTGTAGTGAGTGTGGGAAAAGATTTAGTAGCTTTTCAGGATTCAAAAATCATATGAGAATCCACTCAGGTGAAAAACCATATTCTTGCAGCACCTGTGGCAAAAGATTCACTCAGCGATCAGGACTGGAAACACACATGAGAATTCACACGGGTCAGAGGCCACATACTTGTGGAACTTGTGGCAAAAACTTCAGTGATTCATCAGCAATCAGAAAACATGTGAGAGTCCACATAGGTGAGAAACCACATACTTGTGGTGCCTGTGGAAAAAGTTTCAGTGATGAGTTGAAATTCAAAAGTCATCTCAAAGTTCACACAGGAGAGAACTTACGTTTCTGTAGTGTCTGTGGAAGAGGATTCACTCAGGTGAATCACTTGACAAGACATATGAGaactcacacaggtgagaagccatattcttgtagcacctgtgggaaaGGATTTGGTGACTTATCAGGGTTGAAAAGACACATGAGAATCCATACAGGTGAAAGACCATATTCCTGTAGCACCTGTGGGAAGACTTTTAGTGACTTAACAGGATTCAAAACTCACACAAGACTTCACACGGGTGAAAAGCCATATTcctgtagtgtgtgtgagaaaagTTTTATTCAGATGATACACTTAAAAAATCATATGAGAAGGCATACAGGTGAAAGGCCACACTCTTGTAGCATCTGTGACAAAAGATTCAGTTATGCCACAAACCTGAAAAATCACATGAAAAGTCACACTAGTTAA
- the LOC101484943 gene encoding uncharacterized protein LOC101484943 isoform X2 has protein sequence MTSKRDSDQQKTSNNVMIKEDPDQQETSDNNMMLKEDPDLQVCNQERNSSLEKENPEPTQIKDEQEELCISEEGEQLVVKEEVDGIIVWTGKERLSLLDKIWKPKENLDLPLQHDCKEEEVLIDQQVCNQERSSSLDQDSEPPQIKDEKEELCISQEGEQLAVKQEVDTFTVTPGANTDLLLSCKSSETESQKQEESKHVLSGLIIHFELKNTSQQTNRSQSNTVDTSLESESQGKTDTNKKPIKCDTCGKRFRFDCHLAKHARVHTGEKPYTCSSCGKRFTQMVNLKIHMRLHTGEKPYTCNTCGKKFTFLSPFKIHVKHHAGDRPFPCSVCGKRFVIKAGLESHMKSHTGEKAYPCSTCGKRFSLKSGLDSHMTIHTGEKPFSCSTCGRRFRKKSILEGHLRTHTGEKPFPCTYCGNVFSRRVNLKTHMRKHTGEKPYSCSECGKRFSSFSGFKNHMRIHSGEKPYSCSTCGKRFTQRSGLETHMRIHTGQRPHTCGTCGKNFSDSSAIRKHVRVHIGEKPHTCGACGKSFSDELKFKSHLKVHTGENLRFCSVCGRGFTQVNHLTRHMRTHTGEKPYSCSTCGKGFGDLSGLKRHMRIHTGERPYSCSTCGKTFSDLTGFKTHTRLHTGEKPYSCSVCEKSFIQMIHLKNHMRRHTGERPHSCSICDKRFSYATNLKNHMKSHTS, from the exons ATGACCAGCAAGAGGGACTCAGATCAACAGAAGACCTCCAACAACGTGATGATTAAGGAGGACCCAGATCAGCAGGAAACCTCTGATAACAACATGATGTTAAAGGAGGACCCAGACCTGCAAGTTTGTAACCAGGAGAGGAACTCCAGTCTGGAGAAGGAGAACCCAGAGCCTACACAGATTAAAGATGAACAGGAGGAACTCTGCATCAGTGAGGAGGGAGAGCAGcttgtagtgaaggaggaggtTGATGGTATCATCGTTTGGACTGGTAAAGAACGGCTCAGTCTTCTGGATAAAATctggaaaccaaaagaaaactTGG ACCTCCCACTACAACATGACTGTAAGGAGGAAGAAGTACTCATAGACCAGCAGGTCTGTAACCAGGAGAGGAGCTCCAGTCTGGACCAGGACTCAGAGCCCCCACAGATTAAAGATGAAAAGGAGGAGCTATGCATCagtcaggagggagagcagcttGCAGTGAAGCAGGAGGTTGATACTTTTACGGTCACTCCAGGAGCAAACACTGACCTGCTCCTTTCTTGCAAGTCTTCTGAAACTGAAAgccaaaaacaggaagaaagcaaGCATGTGCTCTCAGGATTGATTATACATTTTGAGCTGAAGAACACATCACAACAGACAAATAGAAGTCAGAGTAACACAGTAGACACCTCTCTCGAATCAGAGAGTCAGGGTAAAACTGATACAAACAAAAAGCCTATAAAATGTGACACTTGTGGAAAAAGATTTCGGTTTGACTGCCACTTAGCAAAACACGCTCGAGTTCACACGGGTGAGAAACCTTATACTTGTAGCAGTTGTGGAAAAAGGTTCACTCAGATGGTAAACTTGAAAATTCACATGAGACTCCATACAGGTGAGAAGCCATATACTTGTAACACCTGTGGGAAAAAGTTTACTTTCTTATCACCTTTCAAAATTCATGTTAAACATCATGCAGGTGACAGGCCATTTCCTTGTAGCGTCTGTGGAAAAAGATTTGTTATAAAGGCGGGACTGGAAAGTCACATGAAaagtcacacaggtgagaaggcGTATCCAtgtagcacctgtgggaaaagattcTCACTGAAGTCAGGATTGGACAGTCACATGACAatccacacaggtgagaagccttTTTCCTGTAGCACCTGTGGGAGAAGAttcagaaaaaaatcaatattggAAGGCCATTTAAGAACGCACACCGGTGAGAAACCTTTCCCCTGTACCTACTGTGGGAATGTATTCAGCCGGAGGGTAAActtgaaaacacacatgagaAAACATACAGGTGAGAAGCCGTATTCTTGTAGTGAGTGTGGGAAAAGATTTAGTAGCTTTTCAGGATTCAAAAATCATATGAGAATCCACTCAGGTGAAAAACCATATTCTTGCAGCACCTGTGGCAAAAGATTCACTCAGCGATCAGGACTGGAAACACACATGAGAATTCACACGGGTCAGAGGCCACATACTTGTGGAACTTGTGGCAAAAACTTCAGTGATTCATCAGCAATCAGAAAACATGTGAGAGTCCACATAGGTGAGAAACCACATACTTGTGGTGCCTGTGGAAAAAGTTTCAGTGATGAGTTGAAATTCAAAAGTCATCTCAAAGTTCACACAGGAGAGAACTTACGTTTCTGTAGTGTCTGTGGAAGAGGATTCACTCAGGTGAATCACTTGACAAGACATATGAGaactcacacaggtgagaagccatattcttgtagcacctgtgggaaaGGATTTGGTGACTTATCAGGGTTGAAAAGACACATGAGAATCCATACAGGTGAAAGACCATATTCCTGTAGCACCTGTGGGAAGACTTTTAGTGACTTAACAGGATTCAAAACTCACACAAGACTTCACACGGGTGAAAAGCCATATTcctgtagtgtgtgtgagaaaagTTTTATTCAGATGATACACTTAAAAAATCATATGAGAAGGCATACAGGTGAAAGGCCACACTCTTGTAGCATCTGTGACAAAAGATTCAGTTATGCCACAAACCTGAAAAATCACATGAAAAGTCACACTAGTTAA